A single region of the Desmonostoc muscorum LEGE 12446 genome encodes:
- a CDS encoding RpoD/SigA family RNA polymerase sigma factor, with protein sequence MPSLTTDLVRSYLKEIGRYPLLTPEQEITNARALQQMMAIEEQRSNLALQLNREPTTRELATSLGQTEAEVQSIVQQGQKAKEKMVTANLRLVVSVAKKYQNHNLDFLDLLQEGALGLQRGIEKFDPNKGYKLSTYTYWWITQSITRAIADKSRTIRLPIHINEKLNKIRRIQQQLFQSLGRPPVVAEIAESLNLLPSQIRDYLQVSKSPVSLEMRVGDEGETELVDILPMDGISLDEQITLELLHQDLSELLALLKPRQREVLTLRFGLSDNQQLTLSQVAKRLNLSRETIRKTEHQGLKILRSHQNNIKDYLLN encoded by the coding sequence ATGCCCAGCCTAACTACCGACTTAGTTCGCTCCTACCTTAAAGAAATCGGACGCTACCCTCTGCTAACTCCTGAGCAAGAAATTACAAATGCAAGGGCGTTGCAGCAGATGATGGCGATTGAAGAACAGCGATCAAACCTCGCACTTCAATTAAACCGAGAACCAACCACAAGAGAATTAGCTACCTCGCTTGGGCAAACTGAAGCTGAAGTACAGTCAATCGTTCAACAAGGTCAAAAAGCTAAAGAGAAAATGGTGACAGCTAACCTACGGTTGGTGGTTTCTGTTGCCAAAAAATACCAGAACCACAATTTAGATTTTCTCGACTTGCTCCAAGAAGGGGCACTGGGACTGCAACGAGGAATCGAAAAGTTTGACCCTAACAAAGGCTACAAACTATCAACCTATACTTATTGGTGGATTACCCAGTCAATAACACGTGCTATAGCAGATAAGTCTCGTACTATTCGTTTACCAATTCATATCAACGAAAAGTTAAACAAAATCAGGAGAATACAGCAGCAACTGTTTCAGTCTTTGGGTCGTCCTCCAGTTGTAGCAGAAATTGCCGAATCGTTGAATCTATTGCCAAGCCAAATAAGAGATTACCTTCAGGTTTCCAAGTCTCCAGTTTCATTAGAAATGCGAGTGGGAGATGAGGGTGAAACTGAACTAGTCGATATTTTGCCGATGGATGGTATTTCCCTAGATGAGCAAATTACTCTTGAGCTTTTACACCAGGACTTGAGCGAGTTGCTGGCATTGCTTAAGCCAAGGCAACGAGAAGTATTGACTCTACGTTTTGGATTGTCAGATAATCAGCAACTAACTTTGAGTCAAGTTGCAAAACGCCTAAATCTTAGTCGAGAAACAATTCGTAAAACTGAACATCAAGGTTTAAAAATTTTGCGCTCTCATCAAAACAATATCAAAGACTATCTTCTTAATTAA
- a CDS encoding strawberry notch family protein, with amino-acid sequence MSDAMVQQLFTQGSLFDLQTVIDYGQSVINVAQELAKVLIDNRPLSTKTVSSQMNRHFHGTAAEGTWQWKDAYEAVEVAQILYLRHLGIKILSQQPQVVVQQLEELTALCPTHTRRSEESVKLQQFSTPLPLAYLVAKAGFIQATDLVLEPSAGTGLLAQMAKLHSASLMLNELAPDREKILRRLFPGTPLFSVNAEQINDYLAGKTQPSVVLMNPPFCASPKINSRNRDATKRHINSALQRLADGGRLVTITANWFSPNNPTWRKTFVKWHSEARVLLSVGVNGKVYSKHGTQIDTRITVIDKVTADNHRQIPCIPETLDLPELLALIEQLPQRSPWECSEKVKAAAAKAKVVQLSKRTTVAQPETVSSLPDDVVVLEYEVIEWTASEGLKDTLYETYRPQRIRIKDALPHPSLLCESAGMALVSPPAPTYKPHLPQNIVSQGLLSEAQLESVIYAGFAHCEFLSGSYIVDDSWDNVTVAATSSENAVRFRRGWFLGDGMGAGKGRQCAGIILDNWCQGRQKAIWVSKSSALIEDARRDWCALGGDAKDIIDLSNIKLGDSIPLTQGILFCTYSTLRSQKNGKSRLKQIVEWAGKYFEGAIAFDECHAMGNAMAQEGKLGMVAASQQGIVGLRLQNALPSARVIYVSATGATKVSNLSYANRLGLWQTGDFPFTSREDFVESIEGGGIAAMEVVARDLKALGLYLARSLSFEGVEYQTLYIDLTPTQERIYNSYSDAFGVIHNNLEKALEACNITGAKTYNRAAKMSANSQFESHKQRFFNHLLTGMKCPQLIKAIEEDLAAQNAVVIQIVSTNEELLKRRLNEVAPEEWKDLNLDLTPREYVMDYLMSAFPIHLHSIHSGVDGEERSEPVFNADGSPVISQEAVALRDTLVDRLASLDPIPGALEQLLWHFGHKQIAEVTGRSKRVLKDDSGRLFVDSRGSGANIAETNAFMTGDKQILIFSDAGGTGRSYHADLNAVNRRRRSHYLLEAGWRADNAIQGLGRSHRTNQASAPVFRPVTTNVIGERRFISTIARRLDSLGALTRGQRQTGGNGIFDTKDNLESNYAEHALYELFKQIYQGRFAEVPLGQFEQMTGLSLTSHEGGMRIDLPPLRQFLNRLLALRIDMQNIIFERFELLLSQQIEAARTAGIYEMGVETLRAERFTIEREEVVYTHPATNSTTNYLKIERTQKNNIKTADEMLEFASMYQGKLMVNTKSGHAAVSIPTHSIYDADGGVVPRVLFVRPQKETRIPVKDLESSTWKAVCVDAFVAGWSIEVDALPKFTTDYLHLVTGILLPIWKILPQHNSRVFRLQTSDGQKILGRVVNAHDIQTVREQLGLRNQLLSPEELVKLVLNERYTQQLPGGVTLRRSFVANEPRIELVNAISLAERLLAVGCFTEIINWQKRIFIPVSDKAPAILAAVIEILG; translated from the coding sequence GTGAGTGATGCAATGGTACAGCAACTTTTCACTCAAGGTTCTTTATTCGATTTGCAAACAGTAATCGATTATGGGCAGTCAGTTATTAATGTTGCCCAAGAGCTTGCAAAAGTTTTAATAGATAATCGCCCTCTCTCTACGAAAACTGTTTCTTCCCAGATGAATCGCCACTTTCACGGTACTGCGGCAGAAGGCACATGGCAATGGAAAGATGCTTACGAAGCTGTGGAAGTAGCGCAAATATTATATCTGCGTCATCTGGGAATTAAGATTTTATCACAACAACCTCAAGTGGTTGTGCAACAATTAGAAGAATTAACAGCCCTCTGTCCGACGCATACTCGCCGTAGTGAAGAGTCAGTAAAGCTTCAGCAATTCTCCACCCCTCTGCCGCTTGCTTATCTCGTAGCCAAAGCAGGATTTATACAAGCTACTGATTTGGTGCTGGAGCCATCAGCCGGAACTGGTCTACTGGCACAAATGGCTAAACTGCACAGTGCAAGTCTGATGCTCAACGAGCTTGCACCCGATAGGGAGAAGATTCTGCGGCGATTATTCCCTGGTACACCATTATTCTCAGTAAACGCGGAACAGATTAACGATTACCTAGCTGGTAAAACTCAGCCTTCAGTTGTGCTGATGAATCCACCTTTCTGTGCATCTCCCAAAATCAACAGTCGCAATAGAGACGCAACAAAGAGGCATATCAACTCGGCATTGCAAAGACTGGCTGACGGTGGACGGCTGGTAACAATTACTGCTAACTGGTTTTCTCCCAATAATCCCACTTGGCGCAAGACTTTTGTTAAGTGGCACTCGGAAGCACGAGTTCTACTATCTGTTGGGGTTAACGGCAAGGTGTACTCAAAACATGGTACACAAATCGACACCAGAATCACAGTAATTGACAAGGTTACGGCTGATAATCACAGGCAAATCCCCTGTATTCCCGAAACCTTGGACTTGCCCGAACTGCTGGCGTTGATTGAGCAATTACCACAGCGATCTCCGTGGGAATGCTCAGAAAAAGTCAAAGCTGCTGCGGCGAAGGCAAAAGTTGTTCAATTGTCAAAACGTACTACAGTTGCACAACCCGAAACAGTTTCCTCTCTCCCAGACGATGTAGTAGTGTTGGAATATGAGGTTATCGAATGGACGGCTAGTGAGGGTTTGAAAGATACCCTATACGAAACATATCGCCCACAACGAATCAGAATTAAAGATGCTTTACCTCATCCGTCGCTACTCTGTGAGAGTGCGGGAATGGCATTAGTATCGCCTCCGGCTCCCACTTACAAACCACATCTCCCGCAAAACATTGTCTCACAAGGCTTGTTATCTGAAGCACAACTTGAAAGCGTTATTTACGCTGGTTTTGCCCACTGTGAATTTCTGTCTGGGTCTTATATTGTGGATGATTCTTGGGATAATGTGACTGTAGCAGCAACTAGCTCAGAAAACGCTGTTAGATTTCGCCGTGGATGGTTCCTTGGTGATGGCATGGGAGCAGGGAAAGGACGACAGTGTGCAGGTATTATATTAGACAATTGGTGTCAGGGGCGGCAAAAAGCCATTTGGGTATCTAAAAGCTCTGCTTTAATTGAAGATGCCCGACGCGATTGGTGTGCTTTAGGAGGTGATGCAAAAGATATTATCGACCTGAGCAACATCAAACTTGGCGACTCCATCCCTCTCACCCAAGGCATTCTATTCTGTACCTACTCGACTCTACGTTCTCAAAAGAACGGTAAAAGTCGTCTCAAGCAAATCGTTGAGTGGGCAGGTAAGTACTTTGAGGGAGCGATCGCATTTGATGAGTGTCACGCGATGGGTAATGCAATGGCTCAAGAGGGTAAACTCGGTATGGTTGCAGCATCCCAGCAAGGCATTGTTGGGCTGAGGTTGCAAAACGCACTGCCCTCAGCACGGGTTATCTACGTTTCTGCGACTGGAGCGACAAAGGTTTCTAACCTATCTTATGCAAATCGTCTGGGGCTTTGGCAGACTGGAGATTTCCCTTTCACCTCCCGTGAGGATTTTGTGGAATCCATTGAGGGCGGTGGTATTGCCGCGATGGAAGTCGTAGCCAGGGATCTCAAGGCTTTGGGGCTGTATCTGGCGCGGAGTCTTTCATTCGAGGGGGTGGAGTATCAGACTCTCTACATTGATTTAACGCCGACGCAGGAACGGATTTATAACAGCTACTCCGATGCTTTTGGTGTTATTCATAATAATTTAGAAAAAGCCTTAGAAGCTTGCAATATAACTGGCGCAAAAACGTACAATCGTGCTGCTAAGATGTCTGCCAACTCGCAGTTTGAGTCACACAAGCAAAGATTCTTCAACCATCTGTTAACTGGCATGAAATGTCCGCAGTTAATTAAAGCGATTGAAGAGGATTTAGCTGCTCAAAATGCCGTTGTTATTCAAATTGTATCAACTAATGAGGAGTTGCTTAAGCGCCGACTCAATGAAGTTGCACCCGAAGAATGGAAGGATCTCAATCTTGATCTGACTCCACGGGAATATGTCATGGATTACCTGATGAGTGCTTTCCCCATTCATCTCCATTCCATCCATTCAGGCGTTGATGGAGAAGAAAGATCCGAGCCAGTCTTTAATGCCGATGGTTCTCCAGTTATCTCCCAAGAAGCTGTAGCCTTGAGAGATACTCTAGTTGATCGACTAGCAAGCCTTGACCCAATCCCTGGCGCATTAGAACAATTGCTGTGGCATTTTGGTCACAAGCAAATTGCCGAAGTAACTGGTCGCAGCAAGCGAGTTCTGAAAGATGATTCAGGGCGTTTGTTCGTTGATTCACGGGGTAGTGGGGCGAATATTGCTGAGACTAACGCATTTATGACGGGTGATAAACAAATTCTCATCTTCTCTGATGCAGGCGGCACGGGTCGCAGCTATCACGCTGACCTCAACGCTGTGAATCGGCGGCGGCGATCGCATTATTTGTTGGAAGCAGGCTGGAGAGCAGACAATGCAATTCAAGGGCTTGGACGATCGCACAGAACCAACCAAGCATCTGCGCCCGTGTTCAGACCAGTCACGACGAACGTTATAGGTGAACGCCGATTCATCAGCACTATTGCTCGACGGCTGGATAGCTTGGGCGCACTCACAAGGGGGCAAAGGCAAACCGGAGGCAATGGCATCTTTGATACCAAGGATAATCTGGAGTCGAACTATGCAGAACACGCACTGTATGAATTGTTCAAGCAAATTTATCAGGGTCGGTTTGCTGAAGTTCCGCTAGGGCAGTTCGAGCAGATGACAGGGTTATCGCTAACTTCCCACGAAGGCGGAATGCGGATAGACCTTCCACCACTGCGGCAATTCCTCAATCGACTGCTGGCTTTACGCATCGATATGCAAAACATCATTTTCGAGCGTTTTGAGTTATTGCTAAGTCAGCAGATTGAAGCAGCGCGAACGGCAGGAATCTATGAGATGGGTGTGGAAACACTTCGAGCAGAACGGTTTACCATCGAAAGGGAAGAAGTAGTTTATACACACCCTGCAACAAATAGTACAACCAACTACTTGAAAATTGAGCGCACCCAGAAGAACAACATCAAAACTGCTGACGAGATGCTTGAGTTTGCCAGTATGTACCAGGGGAAACTGATGGTTAACACCAAATCTGGTCATGCTGCTGTGTCAATTCCGACACATAGTATCTACGACGCTGATGGTGGTGTTGTACCAAGAGTGTTATTCGTCCGTCCCCAAAAAGAAACCCGTATACCAGTCAAGGATTTAGAATCTTCCACTTGGAAAGCGGTTTGTGTCGATGCGTTCGTCGCAGGGTGGTCTATTGAAGTAGATGCACTGCCCAAGTTCACTACCGATTACCTGCATTTGGTGACTGGTATTCTATTGCCTATCTGGAAAATCTTGCCCCAGCACAATAGCCGAGTCTTCCGCTTGCAAACCAGCGATGGACAAAAGATTCTCGGTCGGGTGGTGAATGCTCACGACATTCAAACCGTGCGCGAACAACTCGGACTAAGGAACCAGCTGCTTTCTCCAGAAGAACTTGTGAAGCTGGTACTCAACGAGAGATATACACAGCAGTTGCCAGGTGGTGTAACCTTGCGACGTTCTTTCGTTGCTAATGAACCTCGCATAGAACTGGTTAATGCTATCTCACTGGCAGAGCGACTCTTAGCTGTAGGTTGCTTCACCGAGATCATCAACTGGCAAAAGCGGATATTCATTCCAGTTTCAGACAAAGCACCAGCTATTCTAGCGGCTGTGATTGAAATCTTGGGATAA
- a CDS encoding DUF1392 domain-containing protein, producing the protein MINQITALESCWHISPGWGKTMPPLAVEILEKVLLPISDLSGYCCGVEWSGQEWIYAIVCQNETLYLAEQEFHTTNVLKKPTISTPAFRLGDIVEVDFGERPTRRIIQGIFSLKENWLYGVEWRSPTLEEVSAQSRTIWLADVDLVNVSV; encoded by the coding sequence ATGATTAACCAAATTACCGCCTTAGAATCCTGTTGGCATATTTCTCCTGGGTGGGGTAAGACCATGCCTCCATTAGCAGTGGAAATCTTAGAAAAAGTTTTGTTGCCAATCTCAGACTTGTCAGGTTATTGCTGTGGTGTTGAGTGGTCAGGACAAGAATGGATTTATGCAATTGTTTGCCAGAATGAAACTCTCTACTTAGCTGAACAAGAATTTCATACAACAAATGTACTAAAAAAGCCCACTATTTCTACTCCAGCTTTTAGATTGGGGGACATAGTTGAGGTTGATTTCGGTGAACGGCCGACACGCCGTATTATTCAAGGAATTTTTAGTCTCAAAGAGAATTGGCTTTATGGGGTAGAGTGGCGCTCCCCAACTTTAGAAGAAGTATCTGCCCAAAGCAGAACAATATGGCTTGCTGATGTAGATTTAGTTAATGTTAGTGTATAA
- a CDS encoding IS701 family transposase: protein MKFTKLDYCQYLLSSQINYTITNLAEHLESISHDTINYYLKREKLTPRLLWDNVKEVVEPDDNGYIIFDDSILDKRYSEEIEIVRRQYSGNEHGVLKGIGVVSCVYVNPTLQRFWVIDYRIFNPDVDGKTKIDHVKDMLQSLVYHKLLPFDTVLMDTWYAVHSLMLYIDSLDKIYYCPLKDNRLVDDTFGQAKYKRIELLEWSQEELDCGKIIKIKGFPANKKVKLFRVTVSTNRTDYVATNDLSQSSTDVVQEVCKIRWKIEEFHREIKQLTGIEFCQCRKARLQRNHIACAMLVWVRLKNLAYTTGQTIYQIKHNLLSNYLIQQLKRPSILMCLV, encoded by the coding sequence ATGAAGTTTACTAAATTAGATTATTGCCAGTATCTACTTAGTAGCCAAATTAATTATACCATTACCAATTTGGCAGAGCATTTAGAGAGTATTAGCCATGATACAATTAACTATTATTTGAAAAGAGAAAAATTAACACCTCGTTTACTATGGGATAACGTGAAAGAGGTAGTTGAGCCTGATGACAATGGTTACATAATATTTGATGATAGCATTTTAGATAAAAGGTATTCTGAAGAAATAGAAATAGTCAGAAGACAATATAGTGGTAATGAGCATGGTGTCCTTAAAGGCATTGGCGTAGTTAGCTGCGTGTATGTCAACCCTACACTTCAAAGATTTTGGGTCATAGATTATCGAATTTTTAATCCTGATGTCGATGGCAAAACCAAGATAGACCATGTGAAAGACATGCTCCAAAGCCTTGTGTATCATAAGCTTTTACCATTTGATACTGTTTTGATGGATACATGGTATGCGGTACACAGTTTAATGCTATATATTGATAGCTTAGACAAAATTTATTATTGCCCTTTAAAAGACAATCGGTTAGTTGATGATACATTTGGTCAAGCAAAATATAAACGTATTGAATTATTAGAATGGAGTCAAGAAGAATTAGATTGTGGTAAGATAATCAAAATTAAAGGGTTCCCAGCTAATAAAAAAGTGAAACTATTCCGGGTTACTGTTTCTACCAACAGAACGGATTATGTCGCAACTAACGATTTATCTCAAAGTTCCACGGATGTTGTACAAGAGGTGTGTAAAATTCGTTGGAAAATCGAGGAGTTTCACAGAGAAATTAAACAATTAACTGGGATTGAATTTTGCCAATGTCGGAAAGCTAGGCTTCAAAGAAATCATATCGCTTGTGCAATGTTAGTTTGGGTTAGGTTAAAGAATTTAGCCTATACAACTGGTCAAACTATTTATCAAATCAAGCATAACTTGCTTTCTAATTATTTAATTCAGCAACTGAAACGCCCAAGTATTCTTATGTGCTTGGTTTGA
- a CDS encoding DUF2811 domain-containing protein has translation MNSTQNIFTNLPETLHQSLNTYLEKHPDWDEHRLITAAISLFLLQNADGDRGVSQVYLETLFRRG, from the coding sequence ATGAACTCAACCCAAAATATCTTTACTAATCTTCCCGAAACACTACATCAATCTCTCAATACCTACTTAGAAAAACATCCTGATTGGGATGAACATCGCCTTATTACCGCAGCCATCTCCCTGTTTCTGCTGCAAAATGCTGATGGCGATCGCGGTGTTTCCCAAGTCTATCTCGAAACTCTGTTTCGTCGTGGCTAA
- a CDS encoding uracil-DNA glycosylase: protein MINLQFPNNWQKVLAEEFKQPYFTKLQEFLISERLSYTIYPAKEETFSAFELTPYEQVKIVLLGQDPYHNENQAHGLCFSVRPGVKPPPSLRNIFKELKQDIGFETPNNGYLVTWAKQGILMLNTVLSVRAGMANSHKNKGWETFTDVVISKISQKPAPVIFVLWGKDAQKKLKLIDTNKNIIIQSAHPSPLSAHNGFFGSKPFSAINSALISYGQSEINWQIPNI from the coding sequence ATGATAAATTTGCAATTTCCTAATAATTGGCAGAAAGTACTAGCTGAAGAATTTAAACAACCTTACTTTACTAAACTTCAAGAGTTCCTAATAAGTGAAAGGTTATCTTATACTATCTATCCAGCTAAAGAAGAGACATTTTCTGCTTTTGAACTGACACCTTACGAGCAAGTAAAAATCGTATTGCTGGGACAAGATCCATATCACAATGAAAACCAAGCACATGGGTTATGTTTTTCAGTAAGACCAGGGGTAAAACCACCTCCATCACTTCGCAACATATTTAAGGAACTTAAACAAGATATTGGATTTGAAACCCCAAATAATGGCTATCTTGTAACATGGGCTAAACAGGGTATATTGATGTTAAATACAGTACTAAGTGTGAGAGCAGGCATGGCAAATTCCCATAAAAATAAGGGTTGGGAAACTTTTACAGATGTGGTAATTAGTAAAATTAGCCAGAAACCTGCACCTGTGATCTTTGTGCTGTGGGGTAAGGATGCACAAAAGAAATTAAAGCTGATAGATACTAACAAAAATATCATAATTCAATCAGCACATCCTTCACCACTTTCTGCTCACAATGGTTTTTTTGGCAGCAAGCCCTTTTCAGCTATTAATTCTGCATTAATTTCTTATGGACAATCAGAAATTAATTGGCAAATACCAAATATTTAA